In Deinococcus apachensis DSM 19763, the genomic window GGCGTCTTCAACCGCAGCCATTACGAGGACGCGCTGGTTCCACGTGTTCACGGCCTGATTGACCTCCCAACCGCCGAGCGCCGTCTGGAGCACATCCGCGCCTTCGAGTCCCTGCTGGCGGATTCGGGCACCCGGATCGTCAAGCTCTACCTGCACATCAGTCCAGAGGAGCAGCGGCAGCGGCTCCAGGCCCGCCTCGACGACCCCAGCAAGCGCTGGAAATTCAACCCTGGTGACCTGGGGGAACGCGCCCACTGGGACGACTACACCGCCGCCTACGAGGCCATGCTGACCACCAGCACTGCCTCGGCACCCTGGTACGTCATCCCCGCCGACCGGAAGTGGTTTCGCAACCTCCTTATCAGCCAGCTTCTGATTCAAACACTGGAGGAGATGAATCCACAGTATCCGGCGCCGACTTTTGATCCGGCGAACGTCAGGATTGAGTAGAGACGGGGCGATGAGACGAGGCTTCTCCCTATCTTTCAAAAGACGATGTCGTGATGCTCCTGAGCACACCCGTGGCAGATGCTCCGGCCGTCCAGCGTCAGTATCCAGCCGTTCGGCTGCCGCTCCCCACATTGAGTGCAGATGCGAAACCACCGTTCGTTCCCAGGGCCGCTTGCGCTCCCGCCGCGGCATCTAGGCCAGGGGGCACTAATTGCGCGTCCGTGGAAGTCATATACCGAAACTACCAGCAAACGTCAAAAACCCCCCACCGCTGATCAGGGTGGGGGGAGGGATGGAGCGGGAGACGAGATTCGAACTCGCGACATCTACCTTGGCAAGGTAGTGCTCTACCAGCTGAGCTACTCCCGCAATGAAAAAACCCCCGCGCTGACCGACTTTTCCGGGACCCTGCGGTCCGAGTAGCATAGGCGCAGCCGTGTTTCACGACCCAGTTCGGCATGGGATGGGGTGGTTCCGCGGCGCTGTGGGCACGGGGGTATCTGCTGTTGTCATGGG contains:
- a CDS encoding polyphosphate kinase 2 family protein, whose protein sequence is MQLENYRVRPGQPVQLSQWAPDDDGGLSKRQGQTLLPDLEARLADLQEGLYAEGKQALLIVLQARDAGGKDGTVKRVIGAFNPNGVQISNFKVPTEEERAHDFLWRIHARVPRSGLIGVFNRSHYEDALVPRVHGLIDLPTAERRLEHIRAFESLLADSGTRIVKLYLHISPEEQRQRLQARLDDPSKRWKFNPGDLGERAHWDDYTAAYEAMLTTSTASAPWYVIPADRKWFRNLLISQLLIQTLEEMNPQYPAPTFDPANVRIE